From the genome of Odocoileus virginianus isolate 20LAN1187 ecotype Illinois chromosome 16, Ovbor_1.2, whole genome shotgun sequence, one region includes:
- the ZSCAN29 gene encoding zinc finger and SCAN domain-containing protein 29 isoform X1 — MAKPTLRGNGSNSEAFRQRFRKFHYQEVAGPREAFSQLWELCCRWLRPEVRTKEQIVELLVLEQFLTVLPGEIQNWVQKQCPESGEEAVTLVEDLEREPGRPGRSVTVSVKGQEVRLEKMTPLKSSRELLSVRQESVEPQPRGVPKKERARSPDLGPQEQMNPKEKLRPFQRSGFPCSKSSMISKLEQGEPWIPDLGSKEKELPRGSHIEDRRVPADLLPSRRERSSWVDQDPWGFEDEKVAGVHWGHEETRTLLAILSQPEFYEALRNCHRNSQVYGAVAERLREFGFLRTLEQCRTKFKGLQKNYRKVKSGHPPETCPFFEEMEALMSAQVIALPSNGPEAVASHSGLGGSDAETEEPEQDGWHHAEGDAATAEESDSDAVGQEATPQDPDSSTTPVLFRSPSGVHWGYEETKTYLAILSETQFYEALRNCHRNSQLYGSVAERLWEYGFLRTPEQCRTKFKSLQTSYRKVKNGQAPETCPFFEEMDALVNARVAAPPSEGQEEEIALCPVQETSEAEAEKQAEQADEAIEDDSEDDEEDPEIPPEALTRAPVLFQSPSGFEAGFENEDNLKRDISEEVQLHKTLLARSERRIPRHLNQRKGNESECRPGRQWEDTPGESKGKPAFPERSLGQVPSQQRSYLGERSYKYLRYGKSFAPNSHPMHQLAHQVENPYKCADCGKSFSRSARLIRHRRIHTGEKPYQCLDCGKSFRDSSNFITHRRIHTGEKPYKCGECGKRFNQSSSLIIHQRTHTGEKPYQCEECGKSFNNSSHFSAHRRIHTGERPHVCPDCGKSFSKSSDLRAHHRTHTGEKPYGCQDCGKCFSKSSALNKHREIHTREKLLSQPAPKTIHWDPS; from the exons ATGGCCAAACCCACCCTGAGAGGGAATGGCTCTAACTCTGAGGCCTTCAGACAGCGCTTCAGGAAGTTTCATTACCAGGAGGTGGCTGGGCCCCGGGAGGCTTTCAGCCAACTCTGGGAACTCTGCTGTCGTTGGCTAAGGCCAGAGGTGCGCACCAAGGAGCAGATTGTAGAATTGTTGGTGCTAGAGCAGTTCCTGACCGTCTTACCTGGGGAGATCCAGAACTGGGTACAAAAGCAATGTccagaaagtggagaggaggCAGTGACTCTGGTGGAAGACTTAGAAAGAGAGCCTGGAAGACCTGGACGTTCG GTCACAGTCTCTGTGAAGGGGCAGGAAGTGCGCTTGGAGAAGATGACACCCCTGAAATCATCACGAGAGTTATTAAGTGTTCGGCAGGAGTCAGTGGAACCCCAGCCCAGGGGTGTACCCAAGAAAGAGAGGGCAAGAAGCCCAGACCTGGGACCACAGGAGCAGATGAACCCAAAGGAGAAGCTCAGACCTTTTCAAAGGAGCG GATTTCCAtgttctaaatccagcatgatcTCCAAGTTGGAGCAAGGAGAGCCATGGATCCCAGATCTGGGCTCCAAGGAGAAGGAACTCCCAAGAGGCAGTCACATAGAAGACAGACGAGTGCCTGCTGATCTGTTACCatccaggagagagagaagcagctGGGTGGACCAGGATCCCTGGGGCTTTGAGGATGAGAAGGTGGCAGGTGTGCACTGGGGCCATGAAGAGACCAGAACTCTCCTTGCAATTCTCAGTCAGCCGGAGTTTTATGAGGCTCTCCGAAACTGTCATCGAAACAGCCAAGTGTATGGGGCTGTGGCTGAGCGGCTCCGGGAGTTTGGGTTCCTCCGGACCCTGGAGCAGTGTAGGACCAAGTTCAAAGGTCTCCAGAAGAACTATCGGAAAGTCAAGAGTGGTCACCCACCTGAGACCTGCCCCTTCTTTGAAGAGATGGAAGCCCTGATGAGTGCCCAGGTCATTGCCCTGCCCAGTAATGGCCCGGAGGCGGTGGCCTCTCACTCTGGCCTGGGAGGCAGTGATGCCGAGACCGAGGAGCCAGAGCAAGACGGCTGGCACCATGCAGAGGGAGACGCGGCCACGGCTGAAGAGTCTGACAGTGACGCAGTGGGCCAGGAGGCCACCCCCCAGGACCCTGACAGCTCCACCACACCTGTCCTTTTCCGCAGCCCAAGTG GTGTGCACTGGGGCTATGAAGAGACGAAGACCTACCTTGCAATTCTTAGTGAGACTCAGTTTTACGAAGCCCTCCGGAACTGTCACCGCAACAGCCAGTTGTACGGATCCGTGGCTGAGCGGTTATGGGAATATGGCTTCCTCAGGACGCCGGAGCAGTGTCGGACCAAGTTTAAGAGCCTACAGACCAGCTATCGGAAAGTCAAGAATGGCCAAGCACCAGAGACCTGTCCCTTCTTTGAAGAGATGGACGCTTTGGTGAATGCCCGGGTTGCTGCCCCGCCCAGTGAGGGCCAGGAAGAAGAGATAGCCTTATGCCCCGTGCAGGAGACcagtgaggctgaagctgaaaagcAAGCCGAGCAGGCAGACGAGGCCATAGAAGATGATTCTGAAGATGATGAAGAGGACCCCGAGATACCTCCAGAGGCACTGACCCGTGCTCCAGTCTTATTTCAGAGCCCCAGTG GTTTCGAGGCTGGATTTGAGAATGAAGATAATCTAAAACGGGATATTTCTGAGGAAGTACAACTACATAAGACATTGCTTGCAAGGTCTGAGAGGAGAATTCCTCGGCATCTTAATCAAAGGAAAGGCAATGAGAGTGAGTGCAGACCTGGAAGACAGTGGGAGGACACCCCGGGAGAGAGCAAAGGAAAACCAGCGTTCCCTGAAAGGAGTTTGGGTCAAGTTCCAAGTCAACAGAGATCTTACTTGGGGGAGAGATCCTATAAATACCTGAGATACGGCAAAAGCTTTGCTCCAAACTCCCACCCTATGCATCAGCTAGCCCATCAAGTGGAAAATCCATATAAATGTGCTGACTGCGGGAAAAGCTTCAGTCGGAGCGCTCGGCTCATTAGACACCGGAGgatccacactggagagaaaccttatcaATGTCTTGACTGTGGGAAAAGTTTCCGTGACAGCTCAAATTTCATCACCCACAGAAGAatccacacaggagagaaaccatataagtGTGGTGAGTGTGGAAAACGCTTCAATCAGAGCTCAAGCCTTATCATTCACCAGAGAACCCACACAGGAGAAAAGCCCTATCAGTGTGAAGAGTGTGGGAAGAGTTTCAATAACAGCTCTCATTTCAGTGCACATCGGAGGATACACACAGGAGAGAGACCCCACGTGTGTCCCGACTGTGGGAAGAGCTTCAGCAAGAGTTCAGACTTACGTGCGCACCACAGAacccacactggagagaagccctacGGGTGTCAGGACTGTGGCAAGTGCTTCAGTAAAAGTTCCGCTCTTAATAAGCACCGAGAGATCCACACACGAGAGAAACTTCTGTCACAGCCAGCACCTAA GACAATCCACTGGGACCCATCATAA
- the ZSCAN29 gene encoding zinc finger and SCAN domain-containing protein 29 isoform X3: protein MAKPTLRGNGSNSEAFRQRFRKFHYQEVAGPREAFSQLWELCCRWLRPEVRTKEQIVELLVLEQFLTVLPGEIQNWVQKQCPESGEEAVTLVEDLEREPGRPGRSVTVSVKGQEVRLEKMTPLKSSRELLSVRQESVEPQPRGVPKKERARSPDLGPQEQMNPKEKLRPFQRSGFPCSKSSMISKLEQGEPWIPDLGSKEKELPRGSHIEDRRVPADLLPSRRERSSWVDQDPWGFEDEKVAGVHWGHEETRTLLAILSQPEFYEALRNCHRNSQVYGAVAERLREFGFLRTLEQCRTKFKGLQKNYRKVKSGHPPETCPFFEEMEALMSAQVIALPSNGPEAVASHSGLGGSDAETEEPEQDGWHHAEGDAATAEESDSDAVGQEATPQDPDSSTTPVLFRSPSGFEAGFENEDNLKRDISEEVQLHKTLLARSERRIPRHLNQRKGNESECRPGRQWEDTPGESKGKPAFPERSLGQVPSQQRSYLGERSYKYLRYGKSFAPNSHPMHQLAHQVENPYKCADCGKSFSRSARLIRHRRIHTGEKPYQCLDCGKSFRDSSNFITHRRIHTGEKPYKCGECGKRFNQSSSLIIHQRTHTGEKPYQCEECGKSFNNSSHFSAHRRIHTGERPHVCPDCGKSFSKSSDLRAHHRTHTGEKPYGCQDCGKCFSKSSALNKHREIHTREKLLSQPAPKTIHWDPS, encoded by the exons ATGGCCAAACCCACCCTGAGAGGGAATGGCTCTAACTCTGAGGCCTTCAGACAGCGCTTCAGGAAGTTTCATTACCAGGAGGTGGCTGGGCCCCGGGAGGCTTTCAGCCAACTCTGGGAACTCTGCTGTCGTTGGCTAAGGCCAGAGGTGCGCACCAAGGAGCAGATTGTAGAATTGTTGGTGCTAGAGCAGTTCCTGACCGTCTTACCTGGGGAGATCCAGAACTGGGTACAAAAGCAATGTccagaaagtggagaggaggCAGTGACTCTGGTGGAAGACTTAGAAAGAGAGCCTGGAAGACCTGGACGTTCG GTCACAGTCTCTGTGAAGGGGCAGGAAGTGCGCTTGGAGAAGATGACACCCCTGAAATCATCACGAGAGTTATTAAGTGTTCGGCAGGAGTCAGTGGAACCCCAGCCCAGGGGTGTACCCAAGAAAGAGAGGGCAAGAAGCCCAGACCTGGGACCACAGGAGCAGATGAACCCAAAGGAGAAGCTCAGACCTTTTCAAAGGAGCG GATTTCCAtgttctaaatccagcatgatcTCCAAGTTGGAGCAAGGAGAGCCATGGATCCCAGATCTGGGCTCCAAGGAGAAGGAACTCCCAAGAGGCAGTCACATAGAAGACAGACGAGTGCCTGCTGATCTGTTACCatccaggagagagagaagcagctGGGTGGACCAGGATCCCTGGGGCTTTGAGGATGAGAAGGTGGCAGGTGTGCACTGGGGCCATGAAGAGACCAGAACTCTCCTTGCAATTCTCAGTCAGCCGGAGTTTTATGAGGCTCTCCGAAACTGTCATCGAAACAGCCAAGTGTATGGGGCTGTGGCTGAGCGGCTCCGGGAGTTTGGGTTCCTCCGGACCCTGGAGCAGTGTAGGACCAAGTTCAAAGGTCTCCAGAAGAACTATCGGAAAGTCAAGAGTGGTCACCCACCTGAGACCTGCCCCTTCTTTGAAGAGATGGAAGCCCTGATGAGTGCCCAGGTCATTGCCCTGCCCAGTAATGGCCCGGAGGCGGTGGCCTCTCACTCTGGCCTGGGAGGCAGTGATGCCGAGACCGAGGAGCCAGAGCAAGACGGCTGGCACCATGCAGAGGGAGACGCGGCCACGGCTGAAGAGTCTGACAGTGACGCAGTGGGCCAGGAGGCCACCCCCCAGGACCCTGACAGCTCCACCACACCTGTCCTTTTCCGCAGCCCAAGTG GTTTCGAGGCTGGATTTGAGAATGAAGATAATCTAAAACGGGATATTTCTGAGGAAGTACAACTACATAAGACATTGCTTGCAAGGTCTGAGAGGAGAATTCCTCGGCATCTTAATCAAAGGAAAGGCAATGAGAGTGAGTGCAGACCTGGAAGACAGTGGGAGGACACCCCGGGAGAGAGCAAAGGAAAACCAGCGTTCCCTGAAAGGAGTTTGGGTCAAGTTCCAAGTCAACAGAGATCTTACTTGGGGGAGAGATCCTATAAATACCTGAGATACGGCAAAAGCTTTGCTCCAAACTCCCACCCTATGCATCAGCTAGCCCATCAAGTGGAAAATCCATATAAATGTGCTGACTGCGGGAAAAGCTTCAGTCGGAGCGCTCGGCTCATTAGACACCGGAGgatccacactggagagaaaccttatcaATGTCTTGACTGTGGGAAAAGTTTCCGTGACAGCTCAAATTTCATCACCCACAGAAGAatccacacaggagagaaaccatataagtGTGGTGAGTGTGGAAAACGCTTCAATCAGAGCTCAAGCCTTATCATTCACCAGAGAACCCACACAGGAGAAAAGCCCTATCAGTGTGAAGAGTGTGGGAAGAGTTTCAATAACAGCTCTCATTTCAGTGCACATCGGAGGATACACACAGGAGAGAGACCCCACGTGTGTCCCGACTGTGGGAAGAGCTTCAGCAAGAGTTCAGACTTACGTGCGCACCACAGAacccacactggagagaagccctacGGGTGTCAGGACTGTGGCAAGTGCTTCAGTAAAAGTTCCGCTCTTAATAAGCACCGAGAGATCCACACACGAGAGAAACTTCTGTCACAGCCAGCACCTAA GACAATCCACTGGGACCCATCATAA
- the ZSCAN29 gene encoding zinc finger and SCAN domain-containing protein 29 isoform X2, giving the protein MAKPTLRGNGSNSEAFRQRFRKFHYQEVAGPREAFSQLWELCCRWLRPEVRTKEQIVELLVLEQFLTVLPGEIQNWVQKQCPESGEEAVTLVEDLEREPGRPGRSVTVSVKGQEVRLEKMTPLKSSRELLSVRQESVEPQPRGVPKKERARSPDLGPQEQMNPKEKLRPFQRSGFPCSKSSMISKLEQGEPWIPDLGSKEKELPRGSHIEDRRVPADLLPSRRERSSWVDQDPWGFEDEKVAGVHWGHEETRTLLAILSQPEFYEALRNCHRNSQVYGAVAERLREFGFLRTLEQCRTKFKGLQKNYRKVKSGHPPETCPFFEEMEALMSAQVIALPSNGPEAVASHSGLGGSDAETEEPEQDGWHHAEGDAATAEESDSDAVGQEATPQDPDSSTTPVLFRSPSGVHWGYEETKTYLAILSETQFYEALRNCHRNSQLYGSVAERLWEYGFLRTPEQCRTKFKSLQTSYRKVKNGQAPETCPFFEEMDALVNARVAAPPSEGQEEEIALCPVQETSEAEAEKQAEQADEAIEDDSEDDEEDPEIPPEALTRAPVLFQSPSGFEAGFENEDNLKRDISEEVQLHKTLLARSERRIPRHLNQRKGNESECRPGRQWEDTPGESKGKPAFPERSLGQVPSQQRSYLGERSYKYLRYGKSFAPNSHPMHQLAHQVENPYKCADCGKSFSRSARLIRHRRIHTGEKPYQCLDCGKSFRDSSNFITHRRIHTGEKPYKCGECGKRFNQSSSLIIHQRTHTGEKPYQCEECGKSFNNSSHFSAHRRIHTGERPHVCPDCGKSFSKSSDLRAHHRTHTGEKPYGCQDCGKCFSKSSALNKHREIHTREKLLSQPAPK; this is encoded by the exons ATGGCCAAACCCACCCTGAGAGGGAATGGCTCTAACTCTGAGGCCTTCAGACAGCGCTTCAGGAAGTTTCATTACCAGGAGGTGGCTGGGCCCCGGGAGGCTTTCAGCCAACTCTGGGAACTCTGCTGTCGTTGGCTAAGGCCAGAGGTGCGCACCAAGGAGCAGATTGTAGAATTGTTGGTGCTAGAGCAGTTCCTGACCGTCTTACCTGGGGAGATCCAGAACTGGGTACAAAAGCAATGTccagaaagtggagaggaggCAGTGACTCTGGTGGAAGACTTAGAAAGAGAGCCTGGAAGACCTGGACGTTCG GTCACAGTCTCTGTGAAGGGGCAGGAAGTGCGCTTGGAGAAGATGACACCCCTGAAATCATCACGAGAGTTATTAAGTGTTCGGCAGGAGTCAGTGGAACCCCAGCCCAGGGGTGTACCCAAGAAAGAGAGGGCAAGAAGCCCAGACCTGGGACCACAGGAGCAGATGAACCCAAAGGAGAAGCTCAGACCTTTTCAAAGGAGCG GATTTCCAtgttctaaatccagcatgatcTCCAAGTTGGAGCAAGGAGAGCCATGGATCCCAGATCTGGGCTCCAAGGAGAAGGAACTCCCAAGAGGCAGTCACATAGAAGACAGACGAGTGCCTGCTGATCTGTTACCatccaggagagagagaagcagctGGGTGGACCAGGATCCCTGGGGCTTTGAGGATGAGAAGGTGGCAGGTGTGCACTGGGGCCATGAAGAGACCAGAACTCTCCTTGCAATTCTCAGTCAGCCGGAGTTTTATGAGGCTCTCCGAAACTGTCATCGAAACAGCCAAGTGTATGGGGCTGTGGCTGAGCGGCTCCGGGAGTTTGGGTTCCTCCGGACCCTGGAGCAGTGTAGGACCAAGTTCAAAGGTCTCCAGAAGAACTATCGGAAAGTCAAGAGTGGTCACCCACCTGAGACCTGCCCCTTCTTTGAAGAGATGGAAGCCCTGATGAGTGCCCAGGTCATTGCCCTGCCCAGTAATGGCCCGGAGGCGGTGGCCTCTCACTCTGGCCTGGGAGGCAGTGATGCCGAGACCGAGGAGCCAGAGCAAGACGGCTGGCACCATGCAGAGGGAGACGCGGCCACGGCTGAAGAGTCTGACAGTGACGCAGTGGGCCAGGAGGCCACCCCCCAGGACCCTGACAGCTCCACCACACCTGTCCTTTTCCGCAGCCCAAGTG GTGTGCACTGGGGCTATGAAGAGACGAAGACCTACCTTGCAATTCTTAGTGAGACTCAGTTTTACGAAGCCCTCCGGAACTGTCACCGCAACAGCCAGTTGTACGGATCCGTGGCTGAGCGGTTATGGGAATATGGCTTCCTCAGGACGCCGGAGCAGTGTCGGACCAAGTTTAAGAGCCTACAGACCAGCTATCGGAAAGTCAAGAATGGCCAAGCACCAGAGACCTGTCCCTTCTTTGAAGAGATGGACGCTTTGGTGAATGCCCGGGTTGCTGCCCCGCCCAGTGAGGGCCAGGAAGAAGAGATAGCCTTATGCCCCGTGCAGGAGACcagtgaggctgaagctgaaaagcAAGCCGAGCAGGCAGACGAGGCCATAGAAGATGATTCTGAAGATGATGAAGAGGACCCCGAGATACCTCCAGAGGCACTGACCCGTGCTCCAGTCTTATTTCAGAGCCCCAGTG GTTTCGAGGCTGGATTTGAGAATGAAGATAATCTAAAACGGGATATTTCTGAGGAAGTACAACTACATAAGACATTGCTTGCAAGGTCTGAGAGGAGAATTCCTCGGCATCTTAATCAAAGGAAAGGCAATGAGAGTGAGTGCAGACCTGGAAGACAGTGGGAGGACACCCCGGGAGAGAGCAAAGGAAAACCAGCGTTCCCTGAAAGGAGTTTGGGTCAAGTTCCAAGTCAACAGAGATCTTACTTGGGGGAGAGATCCTATAAATACCTGAGATACGGCAAAAGCTTTGCTCCAAACTCCCACCCTATGCATCAGCTAGCCCATCAAGTGGAAAATCCATATAAATGTGCTGACTGCGGGAAAAGCTTCAGTCGGAGCGCTCGGCTCATTAGACACCGGAGgatccacactggagagaaaccttatcaATGTCTTGACTGTGGGAAAAGTTTCCGTGACAGCTCAAATTTCATCACCCACAGAAGAatccacacaggagagaaaccatataagtGTGGTGAGTGTGGAAAACGCTTCAATCAGAGCTCAAGCCTTATCATTCACCAGAGAACCCACACAGGAGAAAAGCCCTATCAGTGTGAAGAGTGTGGGAAGAGTTTCAATAACAGCTCTCATTTCAGTGCACATCGGAGGATACACACAGGAGAGAGACCCCACGTGTGTCCCGACTGTGGGAAGAGCTTCAGCAAGAGTTCAGACTTACGTGCGCACCACAGAacccacactggagagaagccctacGGGTGTCAGGACTGTGGCAAGTGCTTCAGTAAAAGTTCCGCTCTTAATAAGCACCGAGAGATCCACACACGAGAGAAACTTCTGTCACAGCCAGCACCTAAGTAA